The sequence AGCGAATGCCGAACTGCTCGTGGTAGACCTGCATCATCCTCTCGGCCGTGAGCTGCGAGATCTCGTAGATCCCCTTTGGATTGGTCGGCGCGTCCTCGGACACCGGCAAGCGCGCCGCGGGCCCATACTGCCCCCGGGTCCCTGCCCGCACGATGATCACGCTGCGGTTGTGCGCCTTGCAGGCCTCGAGGAGGATCGCGCTCCCCTTGATGTTGATGTCGATGTCGTCGAAGGGGTCGACTACCATGCTGCGGAGGTGGCTCACCTGCGCGGCCAGGTGGAAGACGTAGTCCTTTCCGCGCACGATGTAGTTCATGCCGTGGCGGTCGCGGATGTCCGAGATGTTGAGCGTCACGCGGTCCCGGATCGGTTCGATGTTGAAGAGGTTCCCGCCGTAGTCGGGAATCATCGCGTCGAGGAGCGTCACCCGCGCGCCGAGCTCCACGAGGCGGATGGCGAGCGCGCTGCCGATGAACCCGACCCCGCCCGTGACGAGGACGTTCGCGCCGTCGAAGTCGCGTGCCGTCATGCGCGTCGTTGCCGCCGGGGAACGGGTACGTACCGAACCGCGAGGGCGCCGGACCTTAGCGGGAGCGCGCTGCGGTTGTCCAGCGCCGCCGCGCTCCTCACGCCCGCATGATCGCCGCGGGGGACCTCCTGGCCGCGTCGCCCCGGATCGCGCAGGGTCTCGCGCTCGTGGTGCTGATCGGCGCGGTCGCGCTGCTCGTCCGCTCGCTCTTCGCCGCTTCCCGGCCGGCCCCGGACGCCAGGGCGACCATCGGCCGCCGCCACGAGCTCGCGCTGCTCGGCCTCGTCCTCACGGGCGCGGTCGCCATGCGCCTCGCCTGGTGCCGGAGCGACTTGACGGCGCCCTTCTGGTTCCCGGAGGCCGAGACGCTCCACGTGGCCAAGCTCCTCCAGTCCGGTACCGCCTGGAGCGCCTGGCGGCGGTCGTGGGGCAACTTCCAGGTGGGCTGGCTCCACGACTCGCCGCTCATGCTGCCCGTCGCGCTGGCATTCCAGCGGGTCCTCGGGCCGTCGTTCCACCTGCCGCTCGTGATCGGCGCCTTCTACGGCACGGCCGGCGTGCTCCTTGCCTGGGCGGCCGGCCGCGCAGCCCACTCGCCGCCCGTCGGCCTCCTGTTCGCGGCCTTCGTCGCGGCCTCGCCGCTCGAACTCGTCTGGTCCCGGCTCGGCGGGCTCTACATCGCCTGCGTGCCGCAGGTATTGCTCACGATCTGGCTCGGCTTGCAGGCCGGCCGGCGCGGCTCGCTCGTCCTTGCCGTGCTCTCCGGCCTCGTCGCGTGGTCGAGCCTGTACTACTACTACGCGGCGCGCGTGGCGATTCCGCTCGTGCTCGTGGCCGTCGCGCAGGGCCTCCAGCGCACGCGGACGAGCTTCCTGAAGGCGGTGGCCCTCGTCGCCTGCCCGGCCCTCACGATGGCCGCCGTCTTCCTCCTCTGCCGGATGGAGGCCGTTTTGCCGACTGTTTGGCCGTCCTACACCGGCTACATCGGCAACCGGGGCGAGCACAGCCTCGCCGAGGTCCTGCAGACGATGCGGGGCAGCGTCGACGAGTTGGACCGGCAACTCCGGTACGCCCTCGAGCAATACTTCCTCTACGACCGGGCGGGCGCCGGCTACTTTCACGGGCAGTGGCTGCAACGCGGAGGCGGAAGGGCCCTCGGCTGGGGGATCGATCATGGCGGTTTGTGCCTCGCCCCAGCCGCGGCGCTCGGCGGGCTGGGTCTGCTCTCCGCCCTCCGGCGACCGACGCGCTCCTTCCTGTGGCTGCTCCTGACGGCCGCCGGGCTCGCGTTGCCCGTCCTGAGCTTCACCACGGCGCGACGGCTCCTCGTTCTCGACCTCGGCTGGTGCGCGCTCGCCAGCCTGGGCGCGTTCACCGTGCTCCGCTCGCGGCTCTGCGACGCCCTCCCCCCCCGCGTCGTCGGGGGCCTCGCCGTCTTCGCGTTCGCGCTCCTCGGCGCGTGGTCCTTCACGTGCGTGACGCTCCTCAACGCGACGCTGCCGAAAGGGGGGGGTGAGCCGATCCCCTTCGGCGAGTCCGGTTTCGGGGACGGGCTCACGTGCCTCCGCTGCTTCGAGGCAGGGCACGAATGGCGGCGCGAGTTCGCCGCGGGCGCCTTCGTCGTCCTCAGCGAGAACGACCTCGAGCGC is a genomic window of Deltaproteobacteria bacterium containing:
- a CDS encoding NAD-dependent epimerase/dehydratase family protein, whose translation is MTARDFDGANVLVTGGVGFIGSALAIRLVELGARVTLLDAMIPDYGGNLFNIEPIRDRVTLNISDIRDRHGMNYIVRGKDYVFHLAAQVSHLRSMVVDPFDDIDINIKGSAILLEACKAHNRSVIIVRAGTRGQYGPAARLPVSEDAPTNPKGIYEISQLTAERMMQVYHEQFGIRSVNLRLTNVYGPRAQMRHSQYGVANWFVRLAIDAQTIEIFGDGSIKRDFLYVDDCVDALVECARCPAAHGQVFNVGSGTPTTFQEFAETLIAIAGTGRWEYAPFSPERAAQEPGDFYGDISRIANVVGWQPRTSVENGIRPTVDYYRKWKAHYW
- a CDS encoding glycosyltransferase family 39 protein, whose protein sequence is MIAAGDLLAASPRIAQGLALVVLIGAVALLVRSLFAASRPAPDARATIGRRHELALLGLVLTGAVAMRLAWCRSDLTAPFWFPEAETLHVAKLLQSGTAWSAWRRSWGNFQVGWLHDSPLMLPVALAFQRVLGPSFHLPLVIGAFYGTAGVLLAWAAGRAAHSPPVGLLFAAFVAASPLELVWSRLGGLYIACVPQVLLTIWLGLQAGRRGSLVLAVLSGLVAWSSLYYYYAARVAIPLVLVAVAQGLQRTRTSFLKAVALVACPALTMAAVFLLCRMEAVLPTVWPSYTGYIGNRGEHSLAEVLQTMRGSVDELDRQLRYALEQYFLYDRAGAGYFHGQWLQRGGGRALGWGIDHGGLCLAPAAALGGLGLLSALRRPTRSFLWLLLTAAGLALPVLSFTTARRLLVLDLGWCALASLGAFTVLRSRLCDALPPRVVGGLAVFAFALLGAWSFTCVTLLNATLPKGGGEPIPFGESGFGDGLTCLRCFEAGHEWRREFAAGAFVVLSENDLERENRTSPGGLPLYGKLAALVAGQPDRFLDLYAAMADFDVEPPSVGPLYDGTRMNFDAWVVERIEKAQPSRILWHFERPTQWERWLAGRLARAGGTLRTFTTPLSATPAIEVATPWAARDGAFAVLRELAAPLTGDPAACFELRKVATTHAESLPLALAGVPEERPAAAPDWAIGSWHVLQYRGRTMPATEPAGLAVERDAGMGGVRIHLLGRWGEYGIYEAPSGATRAASVPVSARQGLGCAVRVGERWWIVDPTTGRLLPTDPGAGWVPAGAWTGIGRTPDGDVLLASAEQALVVLDVARHAERARFSALVGPSRRVTTGECTPVLAGDGWYATFNNLTSALSVYDTAGRPLGTARLDRVLGLGANTITAVGAAGNRVGVGYATNVDTLELEVHPGCTVPASPSP